Genomic window (Sphingomonas japonica):
GACGACGGCTGGGCATATGACCAGGCGAGCGGGTGGAATCGCCGCATCACGCCGAACACCCCGATGGTGTTCAACGGACCGGCGCGCGGATCGGCGCTGCTGCGCACTGCCTATTCGGCGAACGGAGCCGGCGGTCGCGGCACGATCAACAATTGCGCCAACGGCATCACCGCCTGGGGCACCAACCTGACGTGCGAGGAGAATTGGGCCGGCTATTTCGCGCGTCCGTCGTCGGACAACGCCGCGCGCACCGCCAAGGAGGTGACCGCGCTCGGCCGCTATGGCGTCGGCAGCGCGACCGGCAATTACGGCTGGGCGAGCGTCACCGCGTCCGATCCGTCGAACACGCTGTTCCGTCGCTGGAACGCCACCGCCAGCGGTGCCAGCGCTGCCGAGGATTTCCGCAACGAGCCCAATAACTTTGGCTGGGTCGTCGAGATCGATCCGTTCGACCCCGAATCGACACCGCGCAAGCGCACCGCGCTGGGTCGCATGGGGCACGAGGGCGCCTGGCCGTCGCTATTCGTCGATGGCGTGCGACCAGCCTGGTATATGGGCGACGACAGCCGCCGCGAATATCTCTACAAGTTCGTGTCGGCGACACCGTGGGACATGACCGATGCACAGGCGACCAACCGTCTGGCGATCGGCGACAAGTATCTCGACGACGGAACGCTGTACGTCGCCAGGTTCGACGAGGACGGCAGCGGCGAATGGCTGCCGCTGGTGTTCGGGACCGCCCCGCTGACCGGGGCCAACGCCGCCTATCCCTTCGCCGATCAGGCCGATGTGCTGATCCACGCCCGCCTCGCCGCCGACGCGATCGGCGCGACGCCGATGGATCGTCCCGAATGGACCGCCACCAATCCCGCCACCGGCGAGATGTACCTCACCCTGACCAACAACAACGCCGCGGGCCGCCCGGTCGATGGAACCAACGCCGCCAATCCCCGGCATTACAACGACCCCAAGGCCGGTAGCGATCAATATGGCAATCCCAACGGCCATATCCTGCGCCTGCGTGAAGCCGGCGATTCGTCGGAGGCGACGCGTTTCGCATGGGACATCTATGCCTTCGGTGCGGGCCGGGACCTCAATCCGACCAACATCAACCTGTCGAGCCTCGACGCTACCAACGATTTCTCGTCGCCCGACGGATTGTGGTTCGGTCGGCCGCAGAACGCGTCGGGCCAGGTCACGCCGGTGCTGTGGATCCAGACCGACGACGGTGCCTATACCGACGTCACCAACTGCATGATGCTGGCGGCGATGCCGGGCACGGTCGGCGACGGCGGCGCACGCACCGTCACCAACATGAATGCGGCCGGCGAAACCGCACAGCAGCGCACGTTCATCGGGGCCGCACCGGGCGCCTCGATGCGGCGATTCCTGGTGGGACCGATCGAATGCGAGATCACCGGCGTCGATTCGACCCCGGACGGCCGCACGCTGTTCGTCAACATCCAGCACCCCGGCGAAGGCGGCGAGGCCAACGCGCCGACCAGCAACTGGCCGGCCAGTCAGGACGGCTCCCCGCCCTCGACCACCCGTCCGCGATCGGCGACGGTCGTCGTCACCAAGAACGATGGCGGCGTCGTCGCCTTGTGATCGACCGGCGGGATCGCGCGCAACCGAGCGCGATCCCGCCGCTTGCCGCTAGCGCCGCTGCGCGCAGGCGATCCCTGCCGCGTCGATCGCGGTGGCAGCGCCACTGAGCGCGTAGACGTCGGCAAAGGCGCGGCCGCTTTGCGCCAGCGTCTCTATGCTCATGCTGCGGCCCGATCGCATCGCCGCGACGATCGCGCGGTCGGTGGCGGCGTCAGGCGACCAGGCGTCGACGCTGCCCGCAATCAGCCGGAAGCGACGCTCGCCGATCGACAGAGTGACGCGGGCTCCGGCGTTGCGTTCACGGCTCAGCCTGACGTGCAGCTGGTTGCCAAGCCCCGCCCCCGGCCAGCTGCCGATGCTGGCGAAGGGCGCCTGCGTGGCGCCGCGCCCGGTGCGGACCGGCTGCGAGATCGCATAGCAGCGCCGCGGCGAGCGATCGCGAAACGCGCCCCAGCGATCGTAGACGCCGATCGCGTCCCGCGCGCCCGCCGCCTGCGGCACGGCGGCAGCCAGCGCGAGCAGCGCGGCGATCATGCCGGTGCGCGGCCGGCGCCGTGGTGGAGGACGCGCTCGCGGCCATCCTCGACCGCGACGATCGATCCCTGTGCCAGCCCCGGCGCGAACGGTGCGCCGAGCGACGGCTCGACCGGCAGCCCGGTCATCACCCCGCGCAGCACCCGGCTCGACATGCCGTGCATCACAACCAGCCGGTCGCGGGAATCCTCCTGCGTGTCCGTCAGCCAGCCCGTCACCCGCTCGGCGATTGCCGCATAGTCCTCGCCTTCGGGCGCGACCCGCATCGCCCCGGTCGCCGAATCGAATACCGCGCCGACCTCGGCGATCAGGTCGGCATGATAGCGTCCGCCCCAGCGCCCGGTGCCGATCTCTACAAGCCGGGCGTCGGTACGCGCGACGTGCCAGTCGAGCTCGAGATGCTCGGCGATCACCGCCAGCGTCTGCAGCGCGCGCCCGGTCGGCGAAGCCCATAGAGTGAGCGCGGGTCGCGGCCCGAGCTCGGCGCGCAGCGCCTGCCCGATCGCGTCCGCCTGGGCAAAGCCGGCGCGGGTCAGCGGGGTGTGGAGATGGTCGCCTTGGACCCGCCGCGCGGCGTTGAACACGGTCTCGCCATGCCGCGCGATGAAATCCCTGCCCTGCCGCGCGATTGTTTGCATGGCTCGCCTTTTCAAGCCCCTGTGGCGCAAAAGCAACGGATTTCCGCGTTTATCTGAGGTTCATGCAACTTGTCCCGCGCTGCACCATTTAGCGGGTCCACCCGAATGAACGGGTCCGTTCAGTTAAGGAGTTTCGTATGCGTTACACGCTTGCCGCCGCCCTGGTCGCTTCGACCGCGTTCGCCGCGCCCGCTTTCGCGCAGGACATCAACCCCACCTTCACCGGTCCGCGCATCGCCATCCTGGGCGGGTACGACACCATCACCCCGGGCAGCACCGAGGATGCCGACAATGACAATAATGACCAGTCGGTCGACGGCTTCCTCTATGGCGTAGAGGCCGGCTACGACATCGCGCTGGGCGGCGCCGTGGTCGGCGCCGAGGTCGAGTTGAACGATTCGACCGGCAAGGTCGAGAACGACAACGGCGATTCGGAAAATTTCGGGTTTGGCCGCGTCGCACCGGGCCGTGACCTGTATCTCGGTGTCCGCGCTGGCGTGCTCGCGACGCCATCGACGCTGGTCTATGCCAAGGGCGGCTACACCAACGCCCGCCTCGACGTGATCGGCGGGCTCGGCAACGACGAGCGCGATCAGAATTACGAGCTCGACGGCTGGCGCCTGGGCGCGGGCCTCGAACAGGCGATCGGCACCAACAGCTTTGCGAAGATCGAATATCGCTATTCGAACTACGAAAGCGCCAATTTCGAGTATCTCGACGGCGAAGTGACCAATGATTTCGACATCGATACTGATCGGCACTCGATCGTCGCAGGCGTCGGCATCCGATTCTGACGTCGGCGGACGGCGTTTCCGACGCTCGCGTCAGGACACCGTTAACCACTACCCCGTAATCGGGGTCGGCAAGGGTCGGGGCAGCTTGCCCCGGCCCTTTTTCGCGTTACAGATAAGCGCCACCGGTGTGCTTACTGGCGCGACGGGAATCAGGTTTTTGGGGCGGCCGCAGCGTGGTCACGGCCCGGGGGTAGGACGCAATGAAGGCTACGATCGAACGCGCGACGCTGCTGAAGGGGCTGAGCCACGTCCAGTCGGTGGTCGAGCGCCGCAACACCATTCCGATCCTGTCGAACGTGCTGATCGAGGCGCAGGCCAGCGGCGCGATTCGGCTGATGGCGACCGACCTCGATCTCCAGATCGACGAGACCATCGCCGCCGCGGTCGATCAGCCTGGCGCGACGACGGTGTCGGCGCACACGCTGTTCGACATCGCGCGCAAGCTACCCGAAGGCGCGCAGGTCGAGCTTTCCGCGGCGGAGAACCGGCTGACCATCGTCGCCGGACGTGCGCGCTTCTCGCTCGGCACGCTGCCGCGCGACGATTTCCCGGTGATCGCCGAGGGCGAGCTGCCGACGGTGTTCGAACTGCCGGCCGAGACGCTGAAGGCGATCGTCGACAAGACCCGCTTCGCGATCTCGACCGAAGAGACGCGCTATTATCTCAACGGCATCTTCCTTCACGTCGCCGAGGACGGCCCGGGCAATTCCCCGGTGCTCAAGGCGGCGGCGACCGACGGCCATCGGCTTGCGCGCATCACCATGCCGCGCCCGGCCGGCGCCGAAGCGATGCCCGACGTCATCGTGCCCCGCAAATGCGTCGCCGAACTGCGCAAGCTGCTCGACGAGATCGACGGATCGGTCGGCGTGTCGCTGTCGGGCAGCAAGATCCGCTTCGACCTGGGCCAGGCGATCCTGACGTCGAAGCTGATCGACGGCACCTTTCCCGATTATTCGCGCGTCATCCCGAGCGGCAACGACAAGCTGCTGAAGCTCGATCCCAAAAGCTTCATGGCCGGGGTCGATCGCGTCTCGACGATCGCCACCGAAAAGACCCGCGCGGTCAAGATGGCGCTCGACCGCGACAAGATCACCCTGTCGGTGACGTCGCCGGAGAACGGCACCGCGGCCGAGGAAGTCCCCGGCGACTATGCGGCGATGCCGTTCGAGATCGGCTTCAACAGCCGCTACCTGATGGACATTCTCGGCCAGATCGAAGGCGACAGCGTCGAGGTCCACCTCGCCGACGCCGCCGCGCCGACGCTGATCCGCGAAAATGACAGCTCGCCGGCGCTGTACGTGCTGATGCCGATGCGGGTGTGACGCCGGCGGCGTTCCGCGCCGAACAGCGCGGCGTCGCGCGGAAGATGGCCGCGGCGCTCGCCATCACCGTCACAATCCTGTCCGCCGCATTGGTGTGGCCCTGGTCTGCGGCCGAGCGGATCGATCGCGCCTCGGCCGCGGCGATCGCTGCGCTTTTCATTGTCGCATGGCTTGCCGCGGCTATTGGCGATGTCGCACGCCAGCGCTTCTTTTCGGCCACGGACATAGCCGGCAGCGGGTCGGGCGCAGCCGATGGCGCGATCCGCGGTGGCATCGCCATCCTACAGAACACCCTGGAGCAGGTCACTCTGGCGATCCCGGTATATCTGGCGATCGCCGTCCTGCTGCCACATCCGGGACCAGTGCTGGCCGCGCTCGTCGCACTTTTCTGCATGGGACGCCTGCTGTTCTGGCGCGGCTGTCCGCGCGGCGCCTCCGCGCGGGCCTTCGGCTTCGCTCTGACCTTCTATCCCACGGTGGCCGGTCTCGGCATCGCCCTGTTCGTCGGCATCGCCCACCTGGGATAGCGGCGTCCCAATCGCGTCACCCCGCGTGCTTGGCGATCCACGCTTCCAGCACCGGCGCGATCTTCGTGCGCCATTTGGAGCCGTTGAAGATGCCGTAATGGCCGACACCCTCGGCCATCAGGTACCGCTTGTCGGCATCCGCCAGCTTCGTCGCCAGCGTCAGCGCCGCGCGGGTCTGGCCGAGCCCCGAAATATCGTCGCGCTCGCCCTCGATCGCCAGCAGCGCGGTGTCGGTGATCGCCGCCGGATCGACCGGGCGTCCGCGATGCGTCATCGTGCCATTGGGCAGCGCATGCGTCTGGAACACCAGATCGACGGTCTGGAGGTAGAATTCGGCGGTCATGTCGCACACCGCGCGATACTCGTCGTAGAAATCCTTGGTCGCATCGGCGCTGTCGCCATCGCCGCCGACGAGGTGCTTGAACATCTCGTAATGCGAGATCATGTGGCTGCCCAAATTCATCGACATGAACCCGGCAAGCTGCAGGAAGCCCGGATAGACGCGGCGGCCGGCGCCGGCATAGGTCATCGGCACGGTCGCGACGACATTCTGTTCGAACCAGGCGTGCGGGCGTTCGGTTGCCAGCGTGTTGACCGCAGTCGGTGCTTCGCGCGTGTCGATCGGTCCGCCCATCATCGTCAGCGTGCGCGGGCGATTGGGGTGCTCGTCCGCGTTCATCAGCGCGACCGCGGCATAGCAGGGCACCGATGGCTGGCATACCGCGAGCATGTGACTGCGCGCGTCGCCCTCGGCTCCCATCGCCGCGAGAAAGGCGATGACATAGTCGATATAGTCGTCGAGGTCGAAACGTCCTTCGGACACCGGCACCAGCTTGGCGTCGCGCCAGTCGGTGATGTAGACATCGGCGAACGGCAGCATGCGCTCGACCGTGCCGCGCAGCAGCGTCGCATAATGGCCCGACATCGGCGCGACGATCAGCAGCTTGGGACCACCCTCGACTCCGTCGCGAACGAAATGCTTGAGCTGGCCGAACGGCTTGCGCAGCACGATCTCTTCCGAAACCGCGACGCTCCTGCCGTCCACTATCGTCGTATCGAGCCCGAAGGCGGGTTTGCCGCGCGGTGCAGCGGCATGCGCGAATACCTCGAGCGCCGATCCGAGCACCGGCCCGCCGCCGAAATACGCGAACGGATTGGCAGGATTGCTCAACAGCCCCGCCCCGACATTGGCGAGCGCACTGGCACCCGCCAGCATCGAGCGCTGCAATTCATAGGCATTGTAGAGCATGTAGATCTCCCCTGCCGCTCGATCATCAAACGACAGCATTTGTCCGATCTATAGCGTAGCGCTGCTGCGGTGCAACGCCGAGCCGTGCCGATGCGACGACCGGATGCACAGGCGGTTCCCAATCGGGGCGGTTGCGGCTAGTCCCGAACCATCATGGCCGATGCACCCAGCGCCCCCCTGCCCCCGCCAGCCCCGCCCGCCCCGCCCAAGCGCCGGTTGAGCAATCTCACCATCGTATGGGGCTATACGTCGCGTTATCCGTTGCAGCTGGCCGCGGCGATCCTGGCACTGCTGTGCGCGGCGGGAGCGACCTTGTGGATCCCGCGCACCTTCCAGCAGGTCGTCGACAACGGCTTTGGCGGCGACGGCGACGCCGCGGCGATCGCGCCCTATTTCCAGGGGCTGCTGATCGTCGTGGTGATCCTGTCGCTGGCGACGGCGGCGCGCTTCTATTTCGTGTCGTGGCTCGGCGAGCGCACGGTGGCGGACATGCGCGCGGCAGTGCACCGCAACCTGCTGCGCCTGTCGCCGCAATGGTTCGAGGAGAACCGCCCTTCCGAGATCGCCTCGCGCCTCACCGCCGACACCGCGGTGGTCGAACAGATCGTCGGGACGACGGTGTCGGTGGCGCTCAGGAACCTGCTGATCGGCGTCGGCGGGGTGATCTATCTGTTCACGCTCGCGCCCAAGCTGGCGGCGCTGCTGATCCTGGGCATCCCGCTGATCATCGCGCCGATCATCTGGCTGGGCGGCAAGGTGCGGCGATTCTCTCGCACCAGCCAGGACCGCATCGCCGATATCGGCACGATCGCCAGCGAGACACTGGGCGCGATGAAGATCGTCCAGGCGTTCGGGCAGGAACGGCGTGAGGCGGATCGCTTCGCCGGTGCGGTCGATCGAGGATTCGCTGCAGCCAAGCTGCGCTTCGGCACGCGCGCGGTGATGACGGCGCTGGTCATCTTCGTGCTGTTCGGCGCGGTCACGCTGATCATGTGGGACGCGGTGTCCGACGTCGCCGCCGGGCGCGTCACCGGCGGATCGATCACCGCGTTCGTCATCACCGCCGGGCTCGTCACCGGCGCATTCGGCGCGCTCACCGAAGTCTATGGCGATCTGTTGCGCGCATCGGGCGCGGCCGCGAGGCTCGCCGAACTGCTCGCGCAGGAGCCGCAGATCGCCGCGCCCGCCAATCCGGTCGCGCTGCCGCAGCCGCCGCGCGGGGAAGTGGCGTTCGACCATGTCACCTTCCGCTATCCTACCCGCACCGAACATGCCGCGCTCCACGACTTCTCGCTCGACGTCGCGGCGGGCGACACCGTCGCCGTGGTCGGGCCGTCGGGGGCGGGCAAATCGACGCTGTTCCAGCTCGTCCAGCGCTTCTACGATCCCGAGGCCGGCGAGATCCGCGTCGATGGCGTGCCGCTACCCGCCGCCGATCCGGCGGAAATCCGCAAGCGCATCGCGATCGTGCCGCAGGAAACCGTGATCTTCGCCGCGACGGCGCGCGACAATCTGCGCTATGGCCGCTGGGACGCGAGCGATGCCGAATTGTGGCACGCCGCCGACGCCGCCAACGCCAGCGAGTTTCTGCGCGCGCTGCCGCAGGGGCTCGACACCTTCCTTGGCGAGGACGGCGCGCGGCTGTCGGGCGGGCAGCGGCAACGCGTCGCCATCGCGCGCGCGCTGCTGCGCGACGCACCGATCCTGCTGCTCGACGAAGCGACCTCGGCGCTCGATGCCGAAAGCGAGCGGCTGGTTCAGGACGCGCTCGACCGGCTGATGGCGAACCGCACGACGCTGGTGATCGCGCACCGCCTGGCCACAGTGCGCGCCGCCGGGCGCATCGTCGTGATGGATGCAGGGCGCATCGTCGAGGTCGGCACGCATGGCGACCTGATCGCCCGCGGCGGGCTCTATGCGCGGCTCGCCAGCCTGCAGTTCAGCGAAGCGGCGTGACGGGCGCGCCAAACTAAAAATTGGTGGGTACAGGCGTCTCGATGCCCATATGGGCGGCACTGCGAACCACAAGAAAGGTTGATCGTGACGGTCGAGACATCCCAGTCACTCGAAGAAATCGCCGAGGCGAAGGGCATGTTCGCGCCGCGCGTAACCTGGGTCCATCACTGGACTCCCGGGCTGTTCAGCTTTCGTGTCGAACGTCCGCAAAGCTTCCGCTTCACCTCGGGCGAGTTCGTGATGATCGGCCTTGCCCAGCCCGACGGCAAGCCGCTGCTGCGTGCCTATTCGATCGTCAGCCCGGCATGGGAGGAACATCTCGAATTCTTCTCGGTCAAGGTGCCCGACGGCCCGCTGACCTCGCGCCTCCAGCATCTCAAGGTCGGTGACCGGGTGCTGATCGGGCGCAAGACTACCGGGACGCTGGTCACCGACGCATTGAAGCCTGCCAAGCATTTGATGATGATCGGCACCGGCACCGGGCTTGCCCCGTTCCTGTCGATCCTGCGCGACCCCGAGACGCATGAGCGCTTCGAGAACATCGTCATCGCGCATACCGTGCGCCAGCGCGAAGAGCTTGCCTACCACGATTTCCTGTACGAGGAGATCAAGACCGACGAGATTTTCGGCGAGCTGCTGCGCGATCGATTCACCTACTATCCGACGGTGACGCGCGGCGAATTCCACACCCGCGGGCGCATCACCGACCGGTTGCGCGACGGGCTGTTCCGCGCCGATCTGGGCCTCAGCATCGACGATCGCCCCGACACGCGCTGGATGATCTGCGGGTCGATGGCGTTCAACAAGGAGATGATCGAGATCCTCGAGGGCTGGGGCATGGACGAAGGCACGCGCAGCAACCCCGGCGAGTTCGCGGTCGAACGCGCGTTCGTCGGATGACGACGCTCGTTACCGGGGCGGCCGGGTTCATCGGCATGGCAACCGCCGATGCGCTGCTCGCGCGCGGCGACGCCGTGATCGGGATCGACAATCTCAACAGCTATTATGATCCGGCGCTCAAGCATGCGCGCGTGGCGCAGTTGAGCGAGCGTCACGGCGATCGGTTCCGGTTTGTCGAGCTGGACTTCGCCGACCGGGCGGCGTTGGAGGCCGAACTGGGCGGAGCGGAGTTTGACCGCATCGTCCATCTCGGCGCGCAGGCCGGAGTGCGCTATTCGATCGAGAACCCGCACGCCTATGTCCAGTCGAACCTGGTCGGGCACGTCAACATGCTCGAACTGGCGCGGTCGCGCAGCACCAGCCACTTCGTCTATGCGTCGTCGTCGTCGGTCTGTGGCGGCAACACCAGCCTGCCGTTCCGGGTCGAGGACCGCACCGACCGCCCGGTGTCGCTCTATGCCGCGACCAAGCGCTGCGACGAACTGCTCAGCGAGAGCTATGCACACCTCTACCGCTTTCCGCAGTCCGGGTTGCGGTTCTTCACCGTCTACGGTCCCTGGGGCCGCCCCGATATGGCGCTGTGGATTTTCACCAGGGCGATTTTGGCGGGTCAGCCGATCCCGGTGTTCAACAATGGCGAGATGGAGCGCGACTTCACCTATATCGACGACATCGTCGCCGGTGTCGTCGCCGCGCACGACACGCCTCCCGCCGACGACGGCGCTGAAAAGGCGGGCGGAAGCACTGGCCCCCACGCGCTCTACAATATCGGCAACAATCGGTCCGAGCCGCTGGGCCGCGTGATCGAGCTGCTTGAGCAGGCGATCGGCAAGCCCGCCATCCGCGACTATCAGCCGATGCAGCCCGGCGACGTTCCGCGCACCTTTGCCGATATCGACGCGATCCAGCGCGATTTGGGCTATGCCCCGACCACCGGCATCGATGTCGGCATCCCGCGTTTCGTCGACTGGTATCGACGCTATCACGGCGTCTGACCGCCGCAACCGAAAGCCTGTCATGCGCGAAGCCGTCATCGTCTCCACTGCCCGCACACCGGTCGCCCGCGCGTTCAAGGGGGCGTTCAACGATACCGATGCGCCCCAGCTTGCCGCGCACGCGATCAATGCCGCGATCGAGCGCGCCGGGATCGATCCGGTACGGATCGACGATCTTGCGCTGGGGGCCGGGTCGCAATGGGGCACGCAGGGCGCCAATGTCGCGCGCACTGCGGTGTTCGCCGCGGGGCTGCCGCTCGGCGTGGCCGCGACCAGCATCGACCGCAAATGCGCGTCGGGCCTGACCGCGATCGCCTATGCCGCGCGCGGCATCATCGCGGGCGACATGGATGTCGCGGTGGCGGGCGGGGTGGAATCGATCTCGCTGACCCGCAACGCCCACACGCCGACGTTCCGTGCGCAGCCACAGGTCGTCACCGACCAGGTGCCGCACGCCTATATGGCGATGATCGAGACTGCCGAGATCGTCGCCGACCGCTACGGCATCTCGCGCGGGGCGCAGGACGCGCTGGCGATGCAGAGCCACCAGCGCGCCGCCGCCGCGACCGCCGAGGGACGGTTCGCTGACGAGATGGTGCCGATCACGGTCCGCAAGAACCTGATCGCCAAGGATGGCAGCATCGCTGGCCAGGAGGAGGTCACGCTTGCGAGCGACGAAGGCATCCGCGCCGACACGACGCTGGAAGCGCTGGCTAACCTGAAGCCGGTGTGGAAAGACGGTCAGGTCGTGCGCGAAGGCCGTTTCGTGACCGCCGGCAATGCCAGCCAGCTATCCGACGGCGCTTCGGCGCAGGTGCTGATGGACCGCGCCACCGCGCAGGCGGAAGGCCGCCCGATCCTCGGCATCTTCCGCGGCTTCCAGTCGGCGGGCTGCGCACCCGAGGAAATGGGCATTGGCCCGGTGTTCGCGATCCCCAAGCTGCTTGAGCGCGCCGGGCTGGCGGTCGGCGACATCGGGCTGTGGGAAATCAACGAGGCGTTCGCCAGCCAGCTGCTCTATTGCCGCGACCGGCTCGGCATCCCCGACGATCGCCTCAACGTCGACGGCGGCGGCATCGCCATCGGCCATCCGTTCGGCATGACGGGCAGCCGCCTGGTCGGGCACGCGCTGATCGAGGCGAGGCGCCGCGGCGAGCGTTATGCGGTGGTGTCGATGTGCGTCGCGGGCGGCATGGGCGCGGCAGGGCTGTTCGAGGTGGTGGGATAGGTTCGGATCGTCAGATCATGGCGTCATGACGATCGGCGCGATGCTGCCGTCGTCGCGATACTCCACGCGATCGATCGCCACCTGCCGCTGGCCACGATACGGCCCCTCGCCCGCCACATCTTCCCAGCGGTGATAGGCGATCGACCAGCTGCCGTCGGCGTTCTCGAAGAATGCGTGGTGCCCCGGCCCCTTGTACCGCCCGGCACTTGCCAGGATTTCACCGCGATAGGTCCACGGTCCCGTCGCACCCGGCGCGGTCGAATAGGCGACCGAGTAATTGCCGCGGTTGTAGGACCCGTGGCTGTAGCTGAGATAGTAGAGGTCGCCGCGTCGATGCAGGAACGGCGCTTCGGTGAATCGCTCGGGCTGCTCGATCGCTACCTCGCGGGCCAGCGTCAGCAGGTCGGGCGCGAGCTCGAACATGCGCAGCCGCGCGCCCGCGCTGCCGCCCGCGAGCAGATAGGTCTTGCCCAAGGCCGGATCGGCGAACACCATCGGGTCGATCGCCTCGAACCCGTTACCCCCGGTCAGCAGCGGGCGTCCGCTGTCGATATAGGGGCCGTCGATCCGGTCCGATGTCGCAACGCCGATCCGGCTCGGCGTCGGGTTTTGCGGCCCGACCGAATAGAACAGATAATAGCGCCCGTTCGCCCTGAACGCATGCGGCGCCCACAGGAAATGCTCGGGCGCGCCGTCCGCGATCCATGCGATGTCCGACATCCGGATCAGTGGCGCGCTGCGTCGCCAGCCATCGGCGGTGCGCGCCCAGCCGTAGAGCCGGTCGCCGCCGCCGGTCGGGAACAGCCAGGTCTGCCCGTCTTCGATCAGTACCGAGGGATCGGCCCCGGCGAACAGCGGATTGGTGCGCTGCCCACGCCCCGCATCGACGCATCCGGCGAGCAGCGGCGCGGCCAGCACCGCCGCTGCCCAGCCCGGCCTCATCGGGCGGCGCGCTCCGCATTGGCTTCGCTGGTCATGCGCTTGATCATGTCGACTTCGGCCTGGCGATAGGCGGTGCCGTCGCTGCGCAGGACGTCGTGGAACCAGATCGTCGGCTCGTCATAGGTATAGGGCTTTTTCCAGCTGTCCCACGGGAAGCGGGTCTGCGACTTGCCGTCGACAA
Coding sequences:
- a CDS encoding PhoX family protein; this translates as MHDLIDSAMAYTDGDVDTNRTLSTSLNALVQARYSRRDTLRSGASAAALAVFGGSMLAACDDSENGSADSAPPVVEAGSSGETSSGRLVTLTGTATDDGGVAAQSFTQTGGEPVVTLSGANTGTATFIAPAVEEPTDFTFRYVASDDDLQTSEATITVTVNPPALGFAAVAKNRNDIVTVPEGYAATVLYRLGDPLTADTPDYANDGTDTDFANRAGDHNDALHYYGLTADGSGRDDSNSGRGLLVMNHENLNIQYLHPNGPTTPGGVRPEGEAIKEIEAHGLSIVEVAAGDDGWAYDQASGWNRRITPNTPMVFNGPARGSALLRTAYSANGAGGRGTINNCANGITAWGTNLTCEENWAGYFARPSSDNAARTAKEVTALGRYGVGSATGNYGWASVTASDPSNTLFRRWNATASGASAAEDFRNEPNNFGWVVEIDPFDPESTPRKRTALGRMGHEGAWPSLFVDGVRPAWYMGDDSRREYLYKFVSATPWDMTDAQATNRLAIGDKYLDDGTLYVARFDEDGSGEWLPLVFGTAPLTGANAAYPFADQADVLIHARLAADAIGATPMDRPEWTATNPATGEMYLTLTNNNAAGRPVDGTNAANPRHYNDPKAGSDQYGNPNGHILRLREAGDSSEATRFAWDIYAFGAGRDLNPTNINLSSLDATNDFSSPDGLWFGRPQNASGQVTPVLWIQTDDGAYTDVTNCMMLAAMPGTVGDGGARTVTNMNAAGETAQQRTFIGAAPGASMRRFLVGPIECEITGVDSTPDGRTLFVNIQHPGEGGEANAPTSNWPASQDGSPPSTTRPRSATVVVTKNDGGVVAL
- a CDS encoding histidine phosphatase family protein, with the protein product MQTIARQGRDFIARHGETVFNAARRVQGDHLHTPLTRAGFAQADAIGQALRAELGPRPALTLWASPTGRALQTLAVIAEHLELDWHVARTDARLVEIGTGRWGGRYHADLIAEVGAVFDSATGAMRVAPEGEDYAAIAERVTGWLTDTQEDSRDRLVVMHGMSSRVLRGVMTGLPVEPSLGAPFAPGLAQGSIVAVEDGRERVLHHGAGRAPA
- a CDS encoding outer membrane protein, which gives rise to MRYTLAAALVASTAFAAPAFAQDINPTFTGPRIAILGGYDTITPGSTEDADNDNNDQSVDGFLYGVEAGYDIALGGAVVGAEVELNDSTGKVENDNGDSENFGFGRVAPGRDLYLGVRAGVLATPSTLVYAKGGYTNARLDVIGGLGNDERDQNYELDGWRLGAGLEQAIGTNSFAKIEYRYSNYESANFEYLDGEVTNDFDIDTDRHSIVAGVGIRF
- the dnaN gene encoding DNA polymerase III subunit beta, with amino-acid sequence MKATIERATLLKGLSHVQSVVERRNTIPILSNVLIEAQASGAIRLMATDLDLQIDETIAAAVDQPGATTVSAHTLFDIARKLPEGAQVELSAAENRLTIVAGRARFSLGTLPRDDFPVIAEGELPTVFELPAETLKAIVDKTRFAISTEETRYYLNGIFLHVAEDGPGNSPVLKAAATDGHRLARITMPRPAGAEAMPDVIVPRKCVAELRKLLDEIDGSVGVSLSGSKIRFDLGQAILTSKLIDGTFPDYSRVIPSGNDKLLKLDPKSFMAGVDRVSTIATEKTRAVKMALDRDKITLSVTSPENGTAAEEVPGDYAAMPFEIGFNSRYLMDILGQIEGDSVEVHLADAAAPTLIRENDSSPALYVLMPMRV
- a CDS encoding MAPEG family protein → MTPAAFRAEQRGVARKMAAALAITVTILSAALVWPWSAAERIDRASAAAIAALFIVAWLAAAIGDVARQRFFSATDIAGSGSGAADGAIRGGIAILQNTLEQVTLAIPVYLAIAVLLPHPGPVLAALVALFCMGRLLFWRGCPRGASARAFGFALTFYPTVAGLGIALFVGIAHLG
- a CDS encoding polyhydroxyalkanoate depolymerase; the protein is MLYNAYELQRSMLAGASALANVGAGLLSNPANPFAYFGGGPVLGSALEVFAHAAAPRGKPAFGLDTTIVDGRSVAVSEEIVLRKPFGQLKHFVRDGVEGGPKLLIVAPMSGHYATLLRGTVERMLPFADVYITDWRDAKLVPVSEGRFDLDDYIDYVIAFLAAMGAEGDARSHMLAVCQPSVPCYAAVALMNADEHPNRPRTLTMMGGPIDTREAPTAVNTLATERPHAWFEQNVVATVPMTYAGAGRRVYPGFLQLAGFMSMNLGSHMISHYEMFKHLVGGDGDSADATKDFYDEYRAVCDMTAEFYLQTVDLVFQTHALPNGTMTHRGRPVDPAAITDTALLAIEGERDDISGLGQTRAALTLATKLADADKRYLMAEGVGHYGIFNGSKWRTKIAPVLEAWIAKHAG
- a CDS encoding ABC transporter transmembrane domain-containing protein; protein product: MADAPSAPLPPPAPPAPPKRRLSNLTIVWGYTSRYPLQLAAAILALLCAAGATLWIPRTFQQVVDNGFGGDGDAAAIAPYFQGLLIVVVILSLATAARFYFVSWLGERTVADMRAAVHRNLLRLSPQWFEENRPSEIASRLTADTAVVEQIVGTTVSVALRNLLIGVGGVIYLFTLAPKLAALLILGIPLIIAPIIWLGGKVRRFSRTSQDRIADIGTIASETLGAMKIVQAFGQERREADRFAGAVDRGFAAAKLRFGTRAVMTALVIFVLFGAVTLIMWDAVSDVAAGRVTGGSITAFVITAGLVTGAFGALTEVYGDLLRASGAAARLAELLAQEPQIAAPANPVALPQPPRGEVAFDHVTFRYPTRTEHAALHDFSLDVAAGDTVAVVGPSGAGKSTLFQLVQRFYDPEAGEIRVDGVPLPAADPAEIRKRIAIVPQETVIFAATARDNLRYGRWDASDAELWHAADAANASEFLRALPQGLDTFLGEDGARLSGGQRQRVAIARALLRDAPILLLDEATSALDAESERLVQDALDRLMANRTTLVIAHRLATVRAAGRIVVMDAGRIVEVGTHGDLIARGGLYARLASLQFSEAA